Part of the Imperialibacter roseus genome, AGGTCTTGATGAAATCATACCCTCGTTCTTTGTATTCGGCAACCTTTGAATAGGCCTCTTCGGCAGTGAACAACTGAAGATTATCATCGCCCATATACTGGGGGCCCGTGAGTTTGGGGCCGGAAGTGAAAAACAAAGGCCCAATGACCTCTTCGTTACTTATGGCTTTTTTCATACGCAGGTGCATCGGTTGCCCCCACAGATTTCTTACAGTAGTGACACCATTTGCCAAATAAAGACCAAGCTCATACTCGTCCCACACATGAACATGCATGTCGACCAGACCCGGCGTAAGGTACCCTCCTCCGGCATCAAACACTTTTGCTGTTGAGTCGGTTATTGCATCTGCTATCCTGGCAATCACTCCATCCTGAATAAGCACCATTTGATTCAGAAGCACTGTGTCGGCGGTCATTGGCACAATATTGACGTTTGAGATCAGGTAAGTGTTGGATTCAAGTGCTGGATTGCCTGTGACTTCCAGGTAGGCGGTCCCCCTTTTATCAATAATCAAAGCTCCGGCTGCGACCAAAACCATCATCAAAATCAGAACGCCAACGGCCAGAGCAGTTATTTTCAAAATTTTCATGCTATCTACGTTTCAGTTTGTCAAAAAACATTTATCTCCTTTAAAACCAGTTAAAATACAAATCTCATCCCGGCCATGCTCTTAAAAGCGGTTTTTTTCGCCATTTTAACCGGTGTAGTCGATTGCGTACGTTTTTTGGATACTAATTCCCTATCCTGATAATTTTACCATTGGATTTTCGCAGGTCGCTTCTCTCAATCAGTGCGATGATGTCTCCGCCAGGAAGTTGTTTGACTGTCCTGACTCTTCCTTTTATCGACAAGCCAAAAGTTTCGCCCGTTTTGTGGTTGTATTTCATCAGCCTTCTAAAGGCCAGCGAACCAAAAATAAAATAGTCGTTCCAGTCCGAAATATTGCTTTCGCTCACCTTTAACAAACAGGCAGGCGCAACAGCCTGTCCACCGTCTCGGGTTGGCACCGTCCAGTAGTGCGCTGGGAAAACAGTAAACTTGGCAGCTGAATCTTCGGAAATAGTAGATACCCACGCACCGTCGTAGTTGATGCCGTAAGTGAAAAGCGGCCAACCGTAGTTCTTTCCTTTCTCTATTATGTTGAACTCATCCCCGCCTTTGGGACCGTGTTCAATCCCAAAAAGGGTGTGGGTGGATGCTTCAAAAAACAAACCCTGCACGTCCCGGTGCCCATAGCTCCAAATGGTGGTAGGGGAAGCATACCCATCGAAGACGGGATTATCTGCAGGGACACTTCCATTATCCATTAACCGGTGAATCTTTCCTGCGTCATGGTTGAGGTCTTGTGCATGCAACACTGGATACTCACTAGTTGAGAAGTCGGAATTGCCGATGTTGAGAAAAAAGTGAGTTTCGTCTTCCCACACTATCCGCATGCCGTTGCCGGTGTAGTTTTGGTGCCGGGTGGTGAAAATAGTTTCCAACTGAGAGACAGTATTGTCCTGTACTTTAAGCCGGGATACTTTAGCAAAGCCGTCCGATGCCAGATAGGAAATGTATATCCAGGAATTGGTTGAGTAGTCAGGATGAAGACTTACATCCATTAACCCCCCATGCATAATGGCAGCTAAACCCGGGGTGCCAAATGTAACAACCTCCGGCACTCCGCTTATCTCTGTCAGCGTGCTGTCTTCAAAGTGGAACATTTTCCCGACCCTGTCTGTAATGAAGTATTCATTTTCACCAACTATAGCTATTCCGTAGGGTATGGTGAAACCGCTTGCAATGGTTTTAGTAGTAAAGGAATCATCGCTTACCCTATAGGGAGAATCCGGAACCAGCACAAGGTTTTGTTTGCAGCTAACCAGGCAACCAAATGAGAGCGCCAGCAGCCAGAGAATAGTAATTAATTTCATAGTCTTATCTGCTTTAATGTTTTTGACTGTACAAAGGTCTGTCAGAAGTGCAGAGGCCAGTTATGAGCTATGCGGCGAAATCCATCAACTTTAAGG contains:
- a CDS encoding PQQ-dependent sugar dehydrogenase is translated as MKLITILWLLALSFGCLVSCKQNLVLVPDSPYRVSDDSFTTKTIASGFTIPYGIAIVGENEYFITDRVGKMFHFEDSTLTEISGVPEVVTFGTPGLAAIMHGGLMDVSLHPDYSTNSWIYISYLASDGFAKVSRLKVQDNTVSQLETIFTTRHQNYTGNGMRIVWEDETHFFLNIGNSDFSTSEYPVLHAQDLNHDAGKIHRLMDNGSVPADNPVFDGYASPTTIWSYGHRDVQGLFFEASTHTLFGIEHGPKGGDEFNIIEKGKNYGWPLFTYGINYDGAWVSTISEDSAAKFTVFPAHYWTVPTRDGGQAVAPACLLKVSESNISDWNDYFIFGSLAFRRLMKYNHKTGETFGLSIKGRVRTVKQLPGGDIIALIERSDLRKSNGKIIRIGN